The following are from one region of the Ochotona princeps isolate mOchPri1 chromosome 4, mOchPri1.hap1, whole genome shotgun sequence genome:
- the TMEM258 gene encoding transmembrane protein 258 has protein sequence MELEAMSRYTSPVNPAVFPHLTVVLLAIGMFFTAWFFVYEVTSTKYTRDIYKELLISLVASLFMGFGVLFLLLWVGIYV, from the exons GAGCTCGAGGCCATGAGCAGATACACCAGCCCGGTAAACCCAGCCGTCTTCCCCCACTTGACTGTGGTGCTGTTGGCCATCGGCATGTTCTTCACCGCCTGGTTCTTCGT CTACGAAGTCACCTCCACCAAGTACACCCGGGACATCTACAAAGAGCTGCTCATCTCCTTGGTGGCCTCACTCTTCATGGGCTTTGgggtcctcttcctcctgctctgggTCGGCATCTACGTGTGA